A genome region from Arachis duranensis cultivar V14167 chromosome 6, aradu.V14167.gnm2.J7QH, whole genome shotgun sequence includes the following:
- the LOC107493242 gene encoding ABC transporter B family member 13-like has product MEELELASSGSRLEKGQTTSSFKMDQQKDSKSNQMESVSFFGLFAAADSVDYVLMFLGSVGASVHGAALPLFFVLFGRMIDSLGHLNRDPHKLSSRVSEHALYLVYLGLLVMVSAWMGVAFWMQTGERQTARLRLNYLRSVLKKDINFFDNEARDANIIFHISSDVILVQDAIGDKTGHAIRYLSQFIVGFGIGFTSVWQLTLLTLAVVPLIAVAGGAYTIIMSTLSEKGEAAYAEAGKVAEEAISQVRTVYSFVGEEKAVGTYSKSLDKALKMGKKSGFAKGIGVGFTYGLLFCAWALLLWYSSILVRHHKTNGGKAFTTIINVIFSGFALGQAAPSLGSIAKGRAAAANIMNMIASASDVAKRLDDGTVLQQVEGRIEFSEVCFAYPSRSNMVFENLSFLVSAGKSIAVVGPSGSGKSTIISMIQRFYDPTSGKILLDGYDLKNLQLKWLREQMGLVSQEPALFATTIAGNILFGKEGADMDQIIQAAKAANAHSFIEGLPDGYNTQVGEGGTQLSGGQKQRIAIARAVLRNPKILLLDEATSALDAESELIVQQALEKIMSNRTTIIVAHRLSTIRDVDTIIVLKNGQVAESGTHSELMLKNGDYVSLVSMQESQNFTHSSSISRSGSSRNSSFREPFDSRNYQDVNTERELQSSDQGMPLNAASVPSILDLLRLNAPEWPYAALGSIGAILAGMEAPLFALGITHILTAFYSGSKIKQEVDRIAIAFVGLAVITIPIYLLQHYFYTLMGERLTARVRLLMFSAILTNEIAWFDLDENNTGSITAMLAADATLVRSALADRISTIVQNVALTATAFAIAFTLSWKLTCVVVACLPLLIGASITEQLFLKGFGGDYSHAYSRAISLAREAIANIRTVAAFGAEDRISIQFSCELNKPNKQALLRGHISGLGYGVTQLFAFCSYALGLWYASLLIKQKDSNFGDVMKSFMILIITALAIAETLALTPDIVKGSQALGSVFSILQRRTAISPDNPNSKMVTDIKGDIEFRNVCFNYPMRPDIPIFQNLNLKVSAGKSLAVVGQSGSGKSTVISLVMRFYDPISGSVLIDESDIRSLNLRSLRLRIGLVQQEPALFSTTLYENIKYGTEEASEIEVMKAARAANAHEFISRMPDGYRTQVGERGVQLSGGQKQRVAIARAILKNPSILLLDEATSALDTVSERLVQEALDKLMEGRTTILVAHRLSTVRDANNIAVLQNGRVAEMGSHQRLISKPGSIYKQLVSLQQEKHGQGH; this is encoded by the exons ATGGAAGAACTGGAGCTTGCTTCTTCAGGTTCTCGTTTGGAAAAAGGACAAACAACATCATCTTTTAAGATGGATCaacaaaaagattcaaaatcaaaccaaatgGAGAGTGTTTCCTTCTTTGGCTTGTTTGCTGCAGCTGATTCAGTCGACTATGTGTTAATGTTCCTAGGAAGTGTTGGTGCTTCTGTTCATGGTGCTGCTCTGCCTCTCTTCTTTGTTTTGTTTGGTCGCATGATTGATTCTTTGGGACATCTTAATAGGGATCCTCACAAATTGTCATCACGGGTTTCTGAG CATGCTTTGTACTTGGTATATCTTGGACTTCTTGTTATGGTATCAGCTTGGATGG GTGTTGCATTCTGGATGCAAACCGGTGAGAGGCAAACGGCTCGGTTGCGCTTAAATTACTTGAGGTCAGTGCTAAAGAAGGACATTAATTTCTTTGACAATGAAGCCAGAGATGCTAATATCATTTTCCACATCTCGAGTGATGTAATTTTGGTACAAGATGCAATAGGCGACAAG ACAGGCCATGCCATACGTTACCTATCCCAATTCATTGTTGGATTTGGCATTGGATTCACATCAGTGTGGCAGCTCACACTACTCACCTTGGCTGTTGTTCCATTGATAGCTGTAGCAGGAGGAGCTTATACAATTATTATGTCTACTCTCTCAGAAAAGGGTGAAGCAGCATATGCTGAAGCTGGCAAGGTGGCAGAAGAG GCAATATCTCAAGTGCGCACCGTTTACTCATTTGTAGGAGAAGAGAAAGCGGTTGGCACATACTCTAAGTCACTTGACAAAGCTCTTAAGATGGGGAAGAAGAGTGGTTTTGCAAAAGGAATTGGTGTTGGTTTTACATATGGCCTATTGTTTTGTGCTTGGGCATTGCTTCTATGGTATTCTAGTATACTTGTGAGGCATCACAAGACAAATGGAGGGAAAGCATTTACAACTATCATCAATGTCATCTTTAGTGGATT tgCGCTTGGCCAAGCTGCTCCAAGCCTTGGTTCCATTGCTAAAGGGCGTGCTGCCGCAGCGAATATCATGAACATGATTGCGTCTGCTTCGGACGTGGCAAAAAGGTTGGATGATGGCACTGTTCTGCAACAAGTGGAagggagaattgaattctctgaGGTCTGCTTTGCTTACCCTTCAAGGTCCAATATGGTCTTTGAAAATTTGAGCTTCTTAGTCAGTGCTGGGAAGAGTATAGCAGTTGTTGGTCCTAGTGGTTCAGGAAAGAGCACAATCATTTCCATGATTCAACGATTTTATGATCCTACTTCAG GTAAGATCCTGTTGGATGGATATGACTTAAAGAATCTTCAATTGAAATGGTTGAGAGAACAGATGGGACTGGTAAGTCAAGAACCAGCACTATTTGCCACAACAATAGCTGGCAACATTTTATTTGGAAAAGAAGGTGCTGACATGGATCAAATCATACAAGCTGCCAAGGCTGCAAATGCTCATTCCTTCATTGAAGGATTACCTGATGGTTATAATACTCAG GTTGGAGAAGGTGGCACCCAACTTTCTGGAGGACAGAAGCAGAGAATTGCTATAGCTAGAGCAGTTCTCAGAAACCCAAAAATATTGCTTTTAGATGAAGCCACCAGTGCTCTAGATGCTGAATCAGAACTCATAGTGCAGCAGGCATTGGAAAAAATAATGTCAAACCGGACAACAATAATTGTTGCGCATAGATTATCTACCATACGCGATGTAGATACAATTATTGTGTTGAAGAATGGTCAAGTTGCTGAGAGTGGTACTCATTCAGAACTGATGCTGAAAAATGGGGATTATGTGAGTCTGGTGAGCATGCAGGAATCACAGAATTTCACACACTCTAGCTCAATATCACGCTCTGGAAGTTCAAGGAACTCTAGCTTTAGAGAACCTTTTGACAGTAGGAACTATCAAGATGTGAATACAGAAAGAGAGCTTCAGTCAAGTGATCAAGGCATGCCATTGAACGCGGCTTCTGTTCCATCCATTTTGGACTTACTGAGACTGAATGCTCCAGAGTGGCCTTATGCAGCACTTGGTTCAATTGGTGCCATTCTGGCTGGAATGGAGGCTCCTCTCTTTGCCCTTGGAATCACACATATTCTAACTGCATTTTACTCTGGTTCTAAAATCAAGCAAGAAGTTGATCGGATAGCGATAGCATTTGTCGGATTGGCTGTTATAACTATACCTATTTACCTATTGCAACATTACTTTTATACTCTGATGGGAGAGCGCCTCACTGCCCGTGTGCGCTTATTAATGTTCTCAG CTATCCTTACAAATGAGATCGCATGGTTCGACTTGGATGAGAACAACACTGGTTCAATAACAGCCATGCTAGCTGCAGATGCAACATTAGTAAGAAGTGCTCTAGCTGACAGAATCTCTACCATTGTGCAAAATGTAGCTCTCACCGCAACAGCATTTGCCATTGCCTTCACACTCAGTTGGAAACTCACTTGTGTGGTTGTAGCATGCCTCCCCCTACTCATAGGGGCTTCTATCACAGAG CAACTGTTTCTCAAGGGATTTGGAGGAGACTATAGTCATGCATACTCTAGAGCAATTTCTTTGGCACGGGAAGCTATTGCCAACATACGTACCGTGGCTGCTTTTGGAGCAGAAGATCGTATCTCAATTCAGTTTTCCTGCGAGTTGAACAAGCCCAACAAGCAAGCACTTTTAAGAGGCCACATATCAGGTCTCGGCTATGGTGTTACACAGCTGTTTGCTTTCTGTTCCTATGCGCTTGGACTTTGGTATGCATCCCTTTTAATCAAGCAGAAGGACTCAAATTTCGGGGATGTCATGAAATCCTTCATGATCTTGATCATCACTGCCCTGGCAATAGCAGAAACACTAGCTCTTACCCCAGACATCGTGAAGGGATCGCAAGCGTTAGGAtcagttttcagcattctccaAAGGAGAACAGCAATAAGCCCCGACAACCCCAACTCCAAGATGGTAACCGATATCAAAGGAGATATAGAGTTTAGAAATGTGTGCTTCAACTATCCAATGAGACCTGATATCCCCATATTTCAGAACTTAAATCTCAAAGTCTCCGCAGGAAAGAGTCTTGCAGTAGTAGGACAAAGTGGTTCGGGGAAGAGTACTGTGATTTCTCTGGTAATGAGATTTTATGACCCCATTTCTGGGTCTGTTCTAATCGATGAATCTGATATCAGAAGCCTAAACTTGAGATCCTTAAGGCTGAGAATAGGATTGGTTCAGCAAGAGCCAGCTTTGTTTTCAACTACACTTTACGAAAACATCAAGTATGGAACTGAGGAGGCATCAGAGATAGAGGTAATGAAAGCAGCAAGAGCAGCTAATGCTCATGAATTCATTAGTAGAATGCCAGATGGGTACAGAACTCAAGTTGGTGAAAGAGGGGTGCAGTTATCAGGAGGACAGAAACAAAGGGTGGCTATTGCTAGAGCTATTCTGAAGAATCCATCCATTCTTCTATTGGATGAGGCGACAAGCGCGCTCGACACGGTGTCAGAGAGGCTTGTCCAAGAGGCTCTTGATAAACTTATGGAAGGAAGAACTACAATTTTGGTAGCTCACAGGTTGTCAACTGTTAGAGATGCAAACAACATTGCAGTGCTGCAAAATGGGAGGGTTGCTGAAATGGGGAGCCATCAGAGGCTGATTTCAAAACCAGGAAGCATCTACAAGCAATTGGTTAGTCTACAGCAAGAGAAGCATGGCCAAGGCCATTAA
- the LOC107493197 gene encoding vacuolar protein sorting-associated protein 35B isoform X1, whose amino-acid sequence MYKDTVLPSVLEQVVNCKDELAQFYLMECIIQVFPDEYHLQTLETLLGAYPQLQSTVDIKTILSQLMDRLSNYAASNAEVLPEFLQVEAFTKLSTAIGRVIEAQADIPIVGAISLHVSLLTFTLRVHPDRLDYVDQVLGSCVKKLSGKPKLDNRATKQVVALLSAPLDKYNDIVTALRLSNYPRVMDHLDNQTNKVMAMLIIQSIMKNNTLISTADKVEVLFELIKGLITDLDATTVDEVDEEDFSEEQNSVARLIHMLHNNDPEEMFKIICSVKKHIMRGGPRRLPFTVPSLIFSALRLVRQLQGQDGDVVGEEVPTTPKKIFQLLNEIIEALSSVSSPELALRLYLQCAEAANDCDLEPVAYEFFTEAFVLYEEEIADSKAQVTAIHLIIGTLQRMNVFGVENRDTLTHKATGYSAKLLKKPDQCRAVYACSHLFWVDDQDGIKDGERVLLCLKRALRIANAAQQMANVARGSSGPVTLFVEILNKYIYYFEKGNPQITSATIQGLIELITTEIQGDSTSALPTSDPFFTSTLRYIQFQKQKGGILGEKYESIKV is encoded by the exons ATGTACAAAGACACTGTCCTTCCGAGTGTCTTAGAGCAG GTTGTCAATTGTAAAGATGAGCTTGCCCAATTTTACCTCATGGAGTGCATAATCCAAGTTTTCCCAGATGAGTACCACTTGCAGACTCTTGAGACACTTCTTGGTGCTTACCCCCAACTGCAG TCAACGGTAGACATCAAGACCATACTATCTCAGTTAATGGACAGGTTATCAAATTATGCTGCTTCAAATGCTGAA GTGCTGCCCGAATTTCTGCAAGTGGAAGCTTTTACCAAACTAAGCACAGCAATAGGCAGG GTGATAGAAGCACAGGCTGACATACCTATTGTCGGAGCAATATCTTTGCATGTCTCTCTTCTGACATTCACTCTCCGTGTTCATCCTGATCGGCTTGATTATGTGGACCAAGTGCTG GGATCATGTGTCAAGAAGCTTTCTGGAAAACCAAAGCTTGATAATAGAGCAACAAAGCAAGTTGTTGCACTTTTAAGTGCTCCACTGGATAAATACAATGATATTGTGACAGCCCTTAGACTTTCTAATTATCCACGTGTAATGGATCATCTTGATAACCAAACAAATAAAGTGATGGCTATGCTTATTATCCAAAGTATTATGAAGAATAACACTCTCATATCTACTGCTGATAAG GTTGaagttttatttgaattaataaaagggCTTATTACAGATTTGGATGCCACAACTGTGGATGAG GTTGATGAAGAAGATTTCAGCGAAGAACAAAATTCTGTTGCTCGGCTCATACACATGCTTCATAACAATGATCCAGAGGAAATGTTTAAG ATAATATGTAGTGTAAAGAAGCACATTATGAGAGGAGGACCAAGACGTTTACCTTTCACAGTTCCTTCCCTTATTTTTTCTGCACTTAGG TTGGTCAGGCAATTACAAGGACAAGATGGAGATGTTGTGGGTGAAGAAGTTCCAACGACACCAAAAAAGATATTTCAGCTTTTAAATGAG ATCATTGAAGCCCTTTCTTCTGTATCATCTCCCGAACTGGCCTTGAGATTGTACCTGCAATGTGCTGAG GCTGCTAATGACTGTGACCTTGAGCCTGTTGCATATGAGTTTTTCACCGAAGCATTTGTGTTatatgaagaagaaattgcG GACTCTAAAGCCCAGGTAACTGCAATACATCTTATTATTGGGACACTTCAAAGGATGAACGTCTTTGGAGTCGAGAACAGGGATACGTTAACTCATAAGGCCACAGGG TATTCGGCAAAGCTTTTGAAGAAACCTGATCAGTGCCGAGCAGTTTATGCGTGCTCACATCTCTTCTGGGTCGATGATCAAGATGGTATTAAAGATGGAGAGAG GGTATTGCTTTGCCTTAAGCGTGCATTGAGGATCGCAAATGCTGCGCAGCAAATGGCCAATGTAGCAAGGGGTAGCAGTGGTCCAGTGACGCTATTTGTTGAAATACTAAACAA GTACATATACTATTTTGAGAAAGGAAACCCACAAATCACAAGTGCAACGATTCAGGGGCTGATAGAATTAATCACAACCGAGATACAAGGTGATTCTACATCTGCTCTTCCAACTTCGGATCCCTTCTTTACAAGCACATTGCGGTACATACAATTCCAAAAGCAGAAAGGTGGTATACTGGGTGAGAAATATGAATCTATCAAGGTCTGA
- the LOC107493197 gene encoding vacuolar protein sorting-associated protein 35B isoform X2, translating into MECIIQVFPDEYHLQTLETLLGAYPQLQSTVDIKTILSQLMDRLSNYAASNAEVLPEFLQVEAFTKLSTAIGRVIEAQADIPIVGAISLHVSLLTFTLRVHPDRLDYVDQVLGSCVKKLSGKPKLDNRATKQVVALLSAPLDKYNDIVTALRLSNYPRVMDHLDNQTNKVMAMLIIQSIMKNNTLISTADKVEVLFELIKGLITDLDATTVDEVDEEDFSEEQNSVARLIHMLHNNDPEEMFKIICSVKKHIMRGGPRRLPFTVPSLIFSALRLVRQLQGQDGDVVGEEVPTTPKKIFQLLNEIIEALSSVSSPELALRLYLQCAEAANDCDLEPVAYEFFTEAFVLYEEEIADSKAQVTAIHLIIGTLQRMNVFGVENRDTLTHKATGYSAKLLKKPDQCRAVYACSHLFWVDDQDGIKDGERVLLCLKRALRIANAAQQMANVARGSSGPVTLFVEILNKYIYYFEKGNPQITSATIQGLIELITTEIQGDSTSALPTSDPFFTSTLRYIQFQKQKGGILGEKYESIKV; encoded by the exons ATGGAGTGCATAATCCAAGTTTTCCCAGATGAGTACCACTTGCAGACTCTTGAGACACTTCTTGGTGCTTACCCCCAACTGCAG TCAACGGTAGACATCAAGACCATACTATCTCAGTTAATGGACAGGTTATCAAATTATGCTGCTTCAAATGCTGAA GTGCTGCCCGAATTTCTGCAAGTGGAAGCTTTTACCAAACTAAGCACAGCAATAGGCAGG GTGATAGAAGCACAGGCTGACATACCTATTGTCGGAGCAATATCTTTGCATGTCTCTCTTCTGACATTCACTCTCCGTGTTCATCCTGATCGGCTTGATTATGTGGACCAAGTGCTG GGATCATGTGTCAAGAAGCTTTCTGGAAAACCAAAGCTTGATAATAGAGCAACAAAGCAAGTTGTTGCACTTTTAAGTGCTCCACTGGATAAATACAATGATATTGTGACAGCCCTTAGACTTTCTAATTATCCACGTGTAATGGATCATCTTGATAACCAAACAAATAAAGTGATGGCTATGCTTATTATCCAAAGTATTATGAAGAATAACACTCTCATATCTACTGCTGATAAG GTTGaagttttatttgaattaataaaagggCTTATTACAGATTTGGATGCCACAACTGTGGATGAG GTTGATGAAGAAGATTTCAGCGAAGAACAAAATTCTGTTGCTCGGCTCATACACATGCTTCATAACAATGATCCAGAGGAAATGTTTAAG ATAATATGTAGTGTAAAGAAGCACATTATGAGAGGAGGACCAAGACGTTTACCTTTCACAGTTCCTTCCCTTATTTTTTCTGCACTTAGG TTGGTCAGGCAATTACAAGGACAAGATGGAGATGTTGTGGGTGAAGAAGTTCCAACGACACCAAAAAAGATATTTCAGCTTTTAAATGAG ATCATTGAAGCCCTTTCTTCTGTATCATCTCCCGAACTGGCCTTGAGATTGTACCTGCAATGTGCTGAG GCTGCTAATGACTGTGACCTTGAGCCTGTTGCATATGAGTTTTTCACCGAAGCATTTGTGTTatatgaagaagaaattgcG GACTCTAAAGCCCAGGTAACTGCAATACATCTTATTATTGGGACACTTCAAAGGATGAACGTCTTTGGAGTCGAGAACAGGGATACGTTAACTCATAAGGCCACAGGG TATTCGGCAAAGCTTTTGAAGAAACCTGATCAGTGCCGAGCAGTTTATGCGTGCTCACATCTCTTCTGGGTCGATGATCAAGATGGTATTAAAGATGGAGAGAG GGTATTGCTTTGCCTTAAGCGTGCATTGAGGATCGCAAATGCTGCGCAGCAAATGGCCAATGTAGCAAGGGGTAGCAGTGGTCCAGTGACGCTATTTGTTGAAATACTAAACAA GTACATATACTATTTTGAGAAAGGAAACCCACAAATCACAAGTGCAACGATTCAGGGGCTGATAGAATTAATCACAACCGAGATACAAGGTGATTCTACATCTGCTCTTCCAACTTCGGATCCCTTCTTTACAAGCACATTGCGGTACATACAATTCCAAAAGCAGAAAGGTGGTATACTGGGTGAGAAATATGAATCTATCAAGGTCTGA
- the LOC110272515 gene encoding vacuolar protein sorting-associated protein 35B: MIVADGIDDEEKWLAEGIAGVQHHAFFMHRALDDNNLRDALKYSSLMLSELRTSRLSPHKYYELYMRAFDELRRLELFFKDESRHGVSIFDLYELVQHAGNVLPRLYLLCTVGSVYLRCKDAPVKEVSTLIGWCYGATESCLIFGDPELRPSIGLSGLQGPGRIRDKREKERNELRDLVI; encoded by the exons ATGATTGTTGCAGATGGAATCGACGATGAAGAGAAGTGGCTGGCGGAGGGCATCGCCGGCGTTCAACATCACGCTTTCTTCATGCACCGCGCCCTC GACGACAACAATCTCAGGGACGCTTTAAAATACTCCTCGCTAATGCTTTCCGAGCTTCGAACTTCGAGGCTCTCCCCTCACAAATACTATGAACTGT ATATGAGAGCGTTTGACGAGCTTAGGAGGTTGGAGTTGTTCTTCAAAGACGAGAGCAGGCATGGCGTTTCCATTTTTGATCTCTACGAGCTTGTTCAGCACGCTGGAAATGTATTGCCTAGATT GTATCTCCTTTGCACAGTGGGCTCGGTGTACCTCAGATGTAAGGATGCTCCTGTGAAGGAGGTAAGCACATTAATTGGCTG GTGTTATGGTGCTACTGAATCATGCTTAATCTTTGGCGATCCTGAGCTTAGGCCTTCAATTGGGCTTTCTGGTCTGCAGGGACCTGGTCGGATAAGAGACAAGagggagaaagaaagaaatgagcTTCGTGATCTTGTAATATGA